GAAAGCCCGGGTCGCCAGGATATTTTATCCAGAAGCGTATGGTAAAGTTGATGCTGCTGTCGCCAAATTCGCCGTAATCAAATCCGATGTTGTCTTTGTCAATTACACCTTCCAGATTTTTTATCGTTTCGAGTGTCACGCGCTGCACCATTTTCAGGTCGTCGCCATAGGAAACGCCAATTGACAAATCGATTCTTCTTTTACCGATTGCCGAATAGTTGGTGATGGGATGTTGCATCACATCTTTGTTGGGTATAAAAACTTCCTGCCCCTGAAAGGTCTCTATCACCGTTACACGCAGATTGGTGCGCTTGGCAGTGCCCATTACATCATTTACTTTTATCACCTGCCCAATTTCAAAGGGTCGGCGAAAAGCCAGAATAACTCCCGAAATAAAGTTGGCGGTGATATCCTGAAAAGCAAAGCCCAGCGCCAGTCCGAGAATTCCTACACCAGCAAGTATCGACGTTACAGCTTTATCAAGCTGAAGTATGCTAAGGACTATAAAAATCCCCACAATGAGTATCGACCACTTGATAATGGTGGCAAATAAACCTTCCAATGCTTTGTTTTCGGAGGTTTTTGAAAATAACTTTTTGAATATTTTGGCCGCAAATTTTGCCAAAACAATAAATATAATCAACAGTACGATGGCTACTGCCAGGTTGGGGATCATGCTTACAAAGGTTTCGAGCCACCCTTCTATTTTGTCCAGAACTGTTGCTACAGGCTTTTCTATATCCATTTTATCCATATCTGCCGATGCTTTCTATAATTTTCTTAATGATGTTTTCCAACAAGAAAATTATTTCCTGCGCACGGATGCCATAATGATTCCAACCACAGCCACAGCGCCGCTAAGGATTACGGGCGTCCAGTTGGCCGAGCTAACGGCAACGTCCAATCCAAAAACCGAAAAAGTTTCGGAGTCGTTCATGGCCTGTATTCCAAACACTAACAACCCGATTACACCCACTACAATTAGTATGATTCCTGCTACTCTCATGATGATTTTATTTTTAGTTTTTAATAAAAAAACTTGACTTGGCTAACATCATGCCACCAGGCTAAAAGACGATGAAAAGTACGGTGAAGCCTTATTGCAGTAGCTTTGAAGAAATTGCAGACAAGCTTTTTTGTTGGTAAGATAACTCCACAATTGTAGCAGATAAACCTCACTGGCAGTACTCGGGCAAAAAAAAACGCCGACACAAGGCCGGCGATTTTTAGTAGTAAAACAAAACTCAAATATTCTTGATTGAAATTTATTTGGATTTTGTTATTTGATCATTGGAACGTGATTCCATTAATCTTGCAAAAAAGGATATTTGTAACTTACAGGAGGCACGAAGCACTCCTTGATGGTACGTGGGCTTAACCAACGTAGCAGGTTAATTTTCGAACCGGCTTTGTCGTTTGTTCCTGAGCCACGGGCACCGCCAAAGGGCTGCTGATTAACCACTGCACCTGTAGGTTTATCGTTAATGTAGAAGTTGCCTGCAGCATGTTTTAAATGCTTCATTACATACTCTATCACGTAGCGGTCTTTAGAGAAGATGCTTCCGGTAAGGGCATAGATAGAGGTGTTGTCGATCTCTTTCAGAACCTGATCAAAATCCTTGGGATCATAAACATAAACAGTGAGAACTGGTCCAAAAAGCTCTTCTTCCATCGTAGCATAATGCGGATCGGTAGTAAGCAAAATGGTAGGCTCGATAAAAAAGCCTTTGCTCTTGTCATATTTGCCACCGTGAAGGATTTCCACTTTGTCATCCTTGCGAGCACGATCAAGCACAGCTGCGAGTTTGTCGAAGGAGGCTTCATCAATAACAGCATTCACAAAGTTGGAAAAACTCTCAACCGTACCCATTTTTATACTTTCAAGATCCCGCTTCATCTCTTTCAACACTTCATCCCACATAGTATTAGGAATATAGGCCCGTGATGCAGCCGAGCATTTCTGCCCCTGGTATTCGAAAGCGCCGCGTGTTAAGGCAGTAGCTACCTGCACCGGGTTAGCCGACTCATGTGCCAATACAAAGTTCTTTCCTCCCGTTTCACCAACAATGCGCGGATAGGCTCTAAATTTGGAAATGTTGGTTCCGATTTCTTTCCAGATACTTTGGAATACTGCAGTACTTCCGGTATAATGAATTCCGGCAAAAGCAGGATGCGAAAAAATAATCTTTCCAGCCACTGGTCCACGAACAAAGATCAGGTTGATAACACCATCGGGCAAGCCAGCTTCCATAAATATCTCCATGATGATACGTGCTGCGTAGATCTGTGTGTCGGATGCTTTCCACACCACCGTATTGCCCATCATTGCAGGAGCCGAAGGCAGGTTACCAGCGATAGCCGTAAAGTTGAAGGGAGTAAGTGCAAAAACAAATCCTTCGAGAGGGCGCTGCTCCAGGCGGTTCCACACCAGGTCGCCGCTATCGGGCTGTTCGCTGTAAATCTCGGTCATATATTGTACGTTGAACCGAAGGAAGTCGGCAAACTCACAAGATGCGTCAATCTCGGCCTGATGCGCCGACTTGCTCTGTCCCAGCATAGTAGCTGCATTGAGACGTGCACGGTACGGGCCTGAAATCAAGCCGGCAGCTTTTAGAAATATGGAGGCGCGCTGTTCCCACGGCATTTCCGCCCATTTCTCGCCTGCACGCAGCGCGGCATCGATAGCCATCTGTACATGCTTTTCATCGCCACGATGAAAATGACCCAGTAAATGTGCGCGTTCGTGCGGTGGACGAAGCTCCTGGAGATTTCCGGTGCGAACTTCCTTACCGTCAATAATCATTGGAACATCCACCACTTCTGATTTGGCAGCTTTCAAAGCTTCTACCAATTTAATACGCTCATCTGAGCCTGGCTTGTACGAAAGTACCGGCTCATTCTTGGCCGGCGGAACGAAAAACATACTTTTTTGCATAAATTCCTTTTTAAGTTGTTAATAATAATTTTTTAAGCTGATATGTTCAATTTTTCGATAGGTCGTCGAAAGCATATCGCTTGCAAAGCTAAGCTCAATTAACACAACAAATCATCAAATGGCCCTTCTGTTAGTTTTAGTTAGCCATCACTAAACCAAGTCACAACGTTACGGATAGTGGTCAAATGCCACGAAAGTAAGGAAGCCGGTTCGGGCTCTGGCTATTTTCAATGATTTTAAATTACACGATAATTAGCGTAAAAATTAAGTTTTGTCTTAATTTTGCCTTTCTCATCACGATTGTATTAATTGCATTATCGTCCTGAGTAAAATATTTCAGTACCCACCAAAAAGAACTGAAACGTGAACGATGTAATGATTTATGCAGTGATCACTCTGAGCGCCATCGGCGTTGCTGCAGCTGTAATACTGTATTTTGTGGCGCAAAAGTTTAAAGTAATCGAAGACCCGCGCATCGACGCGGTGGAAGAGATTGTACCGGGGGCCAACTGCGGCGGCTGTGGCTATGCCGGCTGCCGCGCTTTTGCCGAGGCGGTGGTGAATGCCGGAAATATGGATGGTTTTAACTGTCCCGTAGGCGGCAACGCAACCATGAAAGCGGTAGCGCGCATTTTGGGTCTGGAAGCCGAAGAAAAAGAGCCGCTCGTTGCTGTATTGCGCTGCAACGGCTCTTACGCACACGCTCCCAAAAAAGCCAACTACGAAGGCGCTACCACCTGTGCTTTTGCACATGGCCTCTTTTCGGGCGAAAGCGGCTGCCCCAATGGCTGTCTCGGCCTTGGCGATTGCGTGGAATCGTGTGCCTTCGACGCGCTGTACATGGATCCCGAAACCGGCCTCCCTGTAGTCATCGAAGACAACTGCGTGGCTTGTAATGCTTGTGTAAAGGCGTGCCCTCGCAATATTTTCGAGCTGCGCCCCAAAGGCAAAAAGGAACGCCGCATCTACGTAAGTTGTGTAAACCAAGAAAAAGGTGTGCATGCCCGTAAAAACTGTGAGGTAGCCTGCATCGGCTGCGGTGCCTGCGTTAAAGTGTGTCCGTTCGACGCCATCACCATGACCAACAACCTCGCTTACATCGACCCGGAGAAATGCAGGCTCTGCCGCAAATGTGCACCGGTATGTCCTACCAATGCAATCCTCGAGATAAACTTTCCACCGCGCAAAGAACGACCTGAAAAAGCCAAAGACGATGCACCCAAAGACCCCGACCCTACCCCGTTGCCACCACAGCAACCCGATATGTCGCAGGTTCATTAATTTTTTAAAAATGCACACGATCTCATAATAATAAAAACATGAGTTTGAAAACTTTCACCATGGGAGGCGTTCATCCTCCCGAACAAAAAATTTCGGCTTCTGAAGCCATCCGCACGCTGCCGCTGCCCGCCACCATTACGGTGCCTGTGTCGCAGCACCTGGGAGCTCCGGCAGCCGTGGTGGTAAAGCGTGGCGACCTGGTGAAAACAGGTCAGTTGCTGGCCAAAGCCACCGGTTTTATCTCCGCCAACATCCATTCTCCCGCCACCGGAAAAGTGGCCAAGATAGATGTGGTGCTGGATCAGTCGGGCTACAAACGCACCAGCGTGATCATCGAAACTACCGACGACGAGTGGATGGAAGATATCGACACCTCCGCCAATCTGATTCGTGAGATAACATTATCAAAAAAAGAAATCATCGACCGCATCCACACCATGGGCGTGGTTGGTCTGGGCGGCGCCACCTTCCCTGTGTATGTGAAGATGATGGTTCCCGAAGGCAAAAAAGCGGAATTGCTAATCATCAATGGCGTGGAGTGCGAGCCTTATCTTACCGCCGACCACCGCCTGATGCTTGAACGCAGCGACGAGCTTATGGTTGGCATCACCATTCTGATGCGCGCACTGGATGTTGATAAAGCTGTAATCGGCATCGAAAACAACAAACCCGACGCTATTCAAAAGCTGAGTGTACTTTGTCAGAAATATCCCGGCATCAGCGTGCAGGCGCTGAAAGTAAAATATCCGCAGGGTGGTGAGAAACAACTCATCAAAGCTGTAACAGGCCGTGAAGTACCTTCTGGCAAACTACCAATAGAAGTAGGTTGTGTGGTAGATAATGTGGGAACTGCCGTGGCTGTTTACGAAGCCGTTCAAAAAAACAAGCCGCTGATCGAGCGTGTGGTGACCATTTCCGGCAAGGCTGCAAAACGTCCGGGCAATTATTTGGCACGCGTGGGCACGCCCATCAGCACACTGATAGAAGCTGCCGGCGGCACGCCCGAAAATCTTGGAAAAGTTGTAGGCGGCGGCCCCATGATGGGCAAAGCACTGATGACTGTAGAAGCTCCTGTGGTAAAAGGTTCGTCGGGCGTGCTGCTGATGACCAATGAGGAAGCTCACCGGGTACCAATTCGTAATTGCATACGCTGTGCCCGCTGCACCACTGTTTGCCCGATGGGCTTGGAGCCCTACCTGCTGGCACAACTTGTAATGCACGAAAAATGGGACAAAGCCGAAAGCAACCGCATAATGGATTGCATCGAATGCGGCTCATGCCATTACACCTGCCCGTCAGGACGCCCGCTGCTCGACTACATCAGGCTGGGAAAAACCAAAGTAGGAACCATTATCAGAACGAGAGGAAAAAAATAAGCTATGAAATCTTTACTCACCATTTCGGGATCACCGCACGTACATACCGATGAGTCGGTTCGCAAGATCATGTTCACGGTGCTTTATGCAATGATTCCGGCCATGCTTGTGTCGCTTTACTTCTTTGGTCTCGATGCTGTGCGGTTGCTGCTACTTTCGGTGGCGGCATGCGTAGCCATCGAATATCTGATCCAGAAATATCTGATCAAAGGCGACCTGACCATTAACGACGGTTCGGCTATCGTCACGGGGGTGTTGCTGGCTTTCAACGTGCCCGCCAACCTACCGTGGTGGATCATCATCATCGGTGCCATCGTAGCCATTGGCATTGCCAAAATGGCTTTTGGCGGAATTGGCAAGAACCCCTTCAATCCTGCACTGGTAGCGCGTGTCTTTCTGTTGATGTCGTTTCCTGTGCAAATGACTACCTGGCCCGTTCCACAACCCAACTTCCCGCTGACCGACGTCATTACCGGCGCCACGCCATTGGGAATGCT
The genomic region above belongs to Bacteroidales bacterium and contains:
- a CDS encoding mechanosensitive ion channel, which codes for MDKMDIEKPVATVLDKIEGWLETFVSMIPNLAVAIVLLIIFIVLAKFAAKIFKKLFSKTSENKALEGLFATIIKWSILIVGIFIVLSILQLDKAVTSILAGVGILGLALGFAFQDITANFISGVILAFRRPFEIGQVIKVNDVMGTAKRTNLRVTVIETFQGQEVFIPNKDVMQHPITNYSAIGKRRIDLSIGVSYGDDLKMVQRVTLETIKNLEGVIDKDNIGFDYGEFGDSSINFTIRFWIKYPGDPGFLVVRNNAIIKIKEAFDENDIMIPFPIRTLDFGIRGGEKLSEMKLDIAGSHSKAAV
- a CDS encoding RnfABCDGE type electron transport complex subunit B — its product is MIYAVITLSAIGVAAAVILYFVAQKFKVIEDPRIDAVEEIVPGANCGGCGYAGCRAFAEAVVNAGNMDGFNCPVGGNATMKAVARILGLEAEEKEPLVAVLRCNGSYAHAPKKANYEGATTCAFAHGLFSGESGCPNGCLGLGDCVESCAFDALYMDPETGLPVVIEDNCVACNACVKACPRNIFELRPKGKKERRIYVSCVNQEKGVHARKNCEVACIGCGACVKVCPFDAITMTNNLAYIDPEKCRLCRKCAPVCPTNAILEINFPPRKERPEKAKDDAPKDPDPTPLPPQQPDMSQVH
- the pruA gene encoding L-glutamate gamma-semialdehyde dehydrogenase gives rise to the protein MQKSMFFVPPAKNEPVLSYKPGSDERIKLVEALKAAKSEVVDVPMIIDGKEVRTGNLQELRPPHERAHLLGHFHRGDEKHVQMAIDAALRAGEKWAEMPWEQRASIFLKAAGLISGPYRARLNAATMLGQSKSAHQAEIDASCEFADFLRFNVQYMTEIYSEQPDSGDLVWNRLEQRPLEGFVFALTPFNFTAIAGNLPSAPAMMGNTVVWKASDTQIYAARIIMEIFMEAGLPDGVINLIFVRGPVAGKIIFSHPAFAGIHYTGSTAVFQSIWKEIGTNISKFRAYPRIVGETGGKNFVLAHESANPVQVATALTRGAFEYQGQKCSAASRAYIPNTMWDEVLKEMKRDLESIKMGTVESFSNFVNAVIDEASFDKLAAVLDRARKDDKVEILHGGKYDKSKGFFIEPTILLTTDPHYATMEEELFGPVLTVYVYDPKDFDQVLKEIDNTSIYALTGSIFSKDRYVIEYVMKHLKHAAGNFYINDKPTGAVVNQQPFGGARGSGTNDKAGSKINLLRWLSPRTIKECFVPPVSYKYPFLQD
- the rsxC gene encoding electron transport complex subunit RsxC — encoded protein: MSLKTFTMGGVHPPEQKISASEAIRTLPLPATITVPVSQHLGAPAAVVVKRGDLVKTGQLLAKATGFISANIHSPATGKVAKIDVVLDQSGYKRTSVIIETTDDEWMEDIDTSANLIREITLSKKEIIDRIHTMGVVGLGGATFPVYVKMMVPEGKKAELLIINGVECEPYLTADHRLMLERSDELMVGITILMRALDVDKAVIGIENNKPDAIQKLSVLCQKYPGISVQALKVKYPQGGEKQLIKAVTGREVPSGKLPIEVGCVVDNVGTAVAVYEAVQKNKPLIERVVTISGKAAKRPGNYLARVGTPISTLIEAAGGTPENLGKVVGGGPMMGKALMTVEAPVVKGSSGVLLMTNEEAHRVPIRNCIRCARCTTVCPMGLEPYLLAQLVMHEKWDKAESNRIMDCIECGSCHYTCPSGRPLLDYIRLGKTKVGTIIRTRGKK